taacccatgtATTGACTTAcacactttaacatcaaggtatccCTTGGTTTCCTAGACTGGCAGTAAATTTACGACACTtgtttcagttttggtgatacttttacgtacgtttcagcacattttggcgcacctcggcgtagtttggcgccattgtgaattggggactacacgcgagtgagcgagacaacaatgtatcaatttcggacaaaaggatatcgatcgataacgttcactgcacgattacagtggagactctacgcccgttcgcctatgttctgtgttatttttgcagtttactggaattttcatagttgatattcgccaaaatttgttataaattacaacaacctgtctggtatttggtctgtacaatttaggaGACGCTAACCGagtaaaatgggtcaatattagaccctgattctgcacatgcaaacgccgtaagatcgccattttattgagggcaagagcaaaaattcagcgatcggaaaaataaaatgcaactaaaacaagtttcgtcgagaaattcaaaaaactaaaacgacagcaattttgtatatatatcaaggaaacaccgtgccacttttcactataattggttcagaattgagaaatttgaacgagcgagagttgtacggtctgttcagtacattatacgccattgttttctatgggtaAGCGAGCagattagacacatcgtaaaatgaaaaatacatctgaaaaaaccgttggtttaactttttcgtttcgctgttattttttataatatttggtatgacacatatcatgaagggtaactaaaactctatggttttatttttttgagtttccctcttatttttatgaaatgacgagttgaagatagttttgctgttgactgtgcttttagggatggaccattagaccttgggagggggggtggtcacaatgacattgtgaaatttttttttttacttttgtaaatttctgaatttttttttttccaattaagattagctgtgaaaattttttttttcagagtaaattttcagatttataatttttttttagatcgtcgctgtctgaagataatgagggcaaagatgtggtgccaccacaagcggccacgcaagcggtcaaggggggggggggttggggttcaggagaggggtgtccccctgctgctgttggagcttttgaaaatagagattaaaatggtgttatttggtggcacttggagagtatttttgcggggggaggtcaggaaggggtgtccccctcctgccgttggagcttttgaaaaatagagattaaaatggtgttatttggtggcacttggggagtatttttgcggggggggtcaggagggggtgtcccctcctgccgttggagcttttgaaaaatagagattaaaatggtgttatttggtggcacttggggagtatttttgcggggggtggtcaggaggggtttccccctcctgctgttggagcttttgaaaaatagagataaaaatggtgttatttggtggcactttgggagcatttttttcggataacacatcttcctctgaaacatggtcttcttgctcctcagtagcttcctataagttttgaaaattgactattttggtttcctggcttccctttctactgcgtggtgaaatgcctacattcaccccaccaaacatcatgcatatctcatgatttacaattgattttgacaagctgagaagctaaaataagctaaataatatagttaaatttgcatatttgtgtttttagagcaattgatgcactttttgatcaaaacatctatttcgctgtagcagcatgtcaaattgattggatgtgtatagatgtgttgaaatttcaatatttgtcttttagggcaatttatgccattcatggtcaaaaaatctgtattctctgaaagggcttgtccaatttctttgaaatttgctacacaaaaacgattattcatgcagatttattcagtatttgctatcgagaaactttcaaagttcaacccttttgtgtgtttttgtgttgggatttgttggatagatggcattctacatagtgtattgttgaatgttaaacatgtgttgctgttgtttttgaggctgtttttgagaaaaaagaattgaaaatgcctttttaaagcaaaataatacatattatataatgacttgatatgttgttttattactattgacgtgtttctacttgttcacccattcttgcattcatcattgcaataaaatgctgtgaaaaaaatgaaactgatgtagcctgcatctgtttaccttgatcttaaaaggcaaatacaactttctgtcttgacaaccataccatagtttcaatgttttacctagtgtacctgcttggtttgtacgcaggaaacaagtagaaaacaggctctataatttcataattttcaagtgatcagaatacaaagtcctgaaaagctaagataatcacaacttccagtataagggatacagtcactctaaatgtataaattacaattaaaaatgtgcctggaggatgtactaaaaatacagaaagttgctttctgtcggtaaaatctaaaaaaattcaaaattttaaagacttttgcagattttttttttacgcctttgtcttctgatttattttttttttattttgcaaactagtttgaagattttttttttcctaactttttgctctgaaaattttttttttctgtttttgaccacccccctcccaagatctaatggtccgtcccttacttgattttgcatatgtctgttatcgcttacgtatttttggaattccctcgtgaaattcttcccaaaatattgtaattgttagggcagcatatacgggaaataggacctgttgctttttcattaatatttagatgtgcagcaaggaaatacggcgagaTTTTctacatgacgcgggaggtgaaattgactctctgaacGCGCACGCCACctatgtgtggcgaaaattcgggacgctattaccgtacaaaatggggcgcctttgggccgtagttgcctcgaactttcctcaatgaaactttgacccgttctcttaccaaatcaagaataaaaatcgggggtcatcgtgcaaactttggtaccagagaaacaaattacccaatatttaccgatgtttgaatttcaaaatggctgccgtccctttgttaattctatggagaaatgtacaattttcggttttaaaatgagcacctacaagtggtatatcagaaaagaaatgtaaaagtttgagagttcgaatatccgtcctcgaggcgcattctaccttaattttaGAAATCATCATATCTGACCGAAACACTGTCAATTGTACGACAAACCGTCGTCTATGATTGTCTTGTCCAGCTTTTATCCGCAGTATTAAGAAAAGCTTAGGAGGATAACTTTTTAAAGATGGCTGGTCCTTCGTATACAATGATTACTCAACGTAAATAGCTGCGAGCATGGTTTCTTGACGTCGGGCTGACGCGTTTACAGAGTTGATTGCTGGAAAGACATGAACGAGTCTAACACTGCGATGTGAAGTTGCTAATTTGACGCCGACAAGATGATatgcatttttaaaaagtttctaTTAATTTTTTAATATATTGCAGATTAGGAAAGCAAAGTCGCATATATTTGATCGTAATACGTCGGTAGCATAAATTCTATCTATTAGTGTGCATGCTCTCCCGGGGACAACACAAACCAGCAGAATTAATAGAATGTAATGAGTGATAAGGCTTCTCTGCTTTTACGAGCGAACAAAAACAGCATTTCTTTTGTCAAAAGGATGAGTTTCTAGTTTTATGTTGCAACCCACGGGACTTTTGATAGGACGTTTGGTAGATTCCATTACTCCGCGGCTTAGCTGATATAGGCCGGTGTAAGACATCGAAGTGACGAAATCTGAGGTGAAGTGATAATGAATCTGGTGTTTGGATATTGCCTGTCACGTTAGAGGAAAGTCGCTCGGTGACGCTGCGCTgtcagaaaaacaaaagaatagcACAGCTAGCTCTAGTGGTAAGGGGCTAGGCAGAAATGACGCTGCGCGAAAAAATGGTGACCTTTCAAAAGTGTTGAaggaaaaatagtgaccctcccTAATTTTCACTCCCGGAAAAAGTGACACCCCGcgtaaattttacttttgttaagggaaatttatgataattcgCAATATAATCCACAATGTATCGTGATttgattttttggtgaaattccgatTTAAAGTTTTTGTACACGTATGCACTGTCAGTCACCCTATTCTTGCCAAGTTCATTTAGATTTAGTTAAAATAAGCAATGCGTAGTGGTTAATTTCGTATGTGTGCATATATCCTGACTAGCTCCCACTTGATTTACATAAAATGGTGACCGTCACCTCAAAtgaatgaacaaaatttcacGATTAAAAGTAACTAAATAAATTGCGCATGTGCAGTGCACAGGCAAGTGTGGCTCGCGTTGAGAGTTCGGATTTGCGCATGCAACATGCTCATGTGTTatagtaattttcattttttaatattAATCTTGTATACCAGATTCTTGACTTTTGTAAACACGTTTGTGGAATGTCTATCATCATTTTGAACGCAATTTCCGACGGAACTTACAATCCCGAGCTCTAGAGCGAGAATATATCAGACTCGTGACTGTTCACATGTAGATAGTATATGTCGGTTGCTGTTGTGATCAATTTTTATGGACAATTATCGTATGAAATAAACATAAACTTAACGACCCGCGCTCTCACGTTTTCTCAACATCAGCAACCGATCTAATCACGTAAACATGCGATTTTGATGGAAGATCCCGTAAATAGATTCCCAATACCttgatttgaaaattacacataatTAATTCAAATCTCAAGAGACAGTTAATGCCCAAAATAtgaattcattttcattcatagcGCGAGACTGTCATAATTAATTTAGAGAGTGGTTCAGACgcattgaaaacaaattatgtCATCAAATGGTGATTGGTACAAACAGGTTTGCCATGCATTTCAGTCACTTCCAGGTACCTATTAGTAGAACATGCATTTGTCAGTGATATTTTGAGTGGCTAGCAAAAGAATGTGCAGACAGATAGATTACGGCTATTTTTACCGATGAACGGAACGCCTGGCTGCACAGGTCTCCCCTGTGCAGAATATTGATGGTTTTGGTCGCGTGCCTCGCGGTGATCACTCGTACGGCCTTACCGTGGTTACAAAATTCCTGACGAGTTTTACtattttcactgtttagatAACCCCAGTCCGGATATTCTCTCTGTAATCTTCATTGCGGTGTTTTCCTGAGGCATGTATCTTATTGAGTAACATAGCGGTATCCGTGGaacaaacccccccccccccccacatgtTCACGTTTAATGTGTTCTTATTTGTCAAAGCATTTCTGCAGAGCATCGCTGACTCAGCGGTCTGCAGGAATCTGGTCATTTGAGCCATGTCATCTTTCATGTCGGACTGAAACGGAATTGACACATCCGACTGGCAGAATCTGTGATCTGGAATCCGATAGCTCTTGATAGaatgtttgaaataattttgatagtCTCCCCTCTCCCCTAAAGATGAAGGAACCCTTGTTAAGTTTGGCCAGCGGGTAACCGTGCTCAACCATTCTGAGCTGACCTTCGTGAGCTCTGTGCCACTGCACTGATCCAACACTCCCACCACCTCCAAGAAGACATTGGCGCAAAGACTTGGAACCGCAAGTGGATGACAGAGGGCGCTCAATGACAAAATGGTCGTGAGAGGCTGTGGATAATTAAATTAGGGGTGTCTGTCACATGATTGCAGCAGATGCATGAAACCTAAGTTACAGATACTATTACTTTCTACTTCAagtaattttatgtttatgaagcTCTGCTCTTTGCATTGAGCacttttcatttttcagataAAATCTGTacgcttatatatatatatatatatatatatatatatatatatatatatatatatatatatatatatatatatatatatatatatatatatatatatatatatatatattatatatatatatatatatatatatatatatatatgttcgacTGTGGTTTTTCAGGTTGTCCCCAGTGTTGTCGGTGGCGTGGTTATGATATATTCGTTTATAAGgtattacacacgtaccaatctgctggttcaaattcaaactttttgttctgtagcacctgaggaagtcctacttttaggacgaaacgttatgcagatataataaactatttgaaccagtGAACCAGCAGATTGGTACGTTTGTAATACCTTATAAAcgaatatacatacatacatatatatatatatatatatatatatatatatatatatatatatatatatatatatatgatgctGTATTTGATACTTTTATCAATTTATTCATCCATTCATCTTTATTAAGCAGAAATGGATTGACGAATACTTATCTTGGGACCCTAGTTACTACGGTGGGATGATGCAGATTCAAATCCCGATCAGCGAGATTTGGCAACCGGACATTACTTTATTCGGGAGGTAAGGGCAGTGAAGCTACAGACTAGGTGTCATATATGGTTGATGATGAGGTTATTGCATAGGGAACTTAACTATGCGTTCAAGGGTAGTTATGCGATACCGGACAATAAACCACTTCAATGTGGCGGTGATGTAAGATAGGATAGAACCGTATCTATATATTTATGATGCTCTGAGGTGATGAGGCCGCAAATGCTTGCCATGACGTCACAAACAATCATGAGATGATTATAAAGgtcatgatgatcatgatggtgATCGTGAAAATGGCACTGAttatgattgttgttgttgttgttgttgttgttgttgttgttgttttatgatCTTTCGTGAATACTTTAGACCATGATGCATACATGGTGATGTAAACAGAGTCCTGTTTGTATGCTCTAACGCGGACAGGACAATTGTCAAATTATACAACGATATTTCCTCGTGCAGTTGGCTAAAGTTTACCTTCTTTTCCGTTGACAATTTAGCGTCACTGAGGAATTCGTCAGACACTACGATACGGATGCCATCGTCGAATATAACGGTCTGGTGACGTCTCTCCAGCCGTTCGTCATACGGGCCACCTGCGCCATCGACGCCACCTTCTTCCCCTTCGACGAACAGGAGTGCAAGTTGAAGTTCGCCTCGTGGAGTTACGACATCAAGTATATCGACATGGAGAGGGACAACGCCAGTAACACGGATCGCTTCATCCCAAACGGTGAATGGGAACTAGTGGGAATGCCCATCAGAAGGAACGTTGCTATGTATGTCTGCTGCCCGGATCCTTTCCCCGATGTGACGTATGTAATCCACCTGAGAAGAAGGTCTCTCTTCTATGTCTTTAACATCATATTCCCATCATTTCTGGCCTGCCTATTGGTGGCGGTTGGTTTCTACTTGCCCTCTGATTCCGGGGAGAGGATTACGCTGTGCTGTCACTAGTATACTGTCACAGTTTGTCTTCTTGACAATCGTGGGAGATTTCATGCCGCCAAATTCGGAATATATACCTCATCTACGTGAGTATTGCCTAAGGATCTTACTGCATGTTTGTTGACCCGTGTAGTTCCCAGTATATCCCCTTTGTATAAGGTTGCTATGTACCATTTAACGTGTTCTGTCTCCAGTGTATCCCCTTtgtagatttttgaagattagtACATTTACCGTGTAATTTATTTGTCAAGTAGTAGCGACAAAAATGGAACATATAATGCTACATGTAACTCGACGATAttcatgatgatgataatgatgatgataatgatgatgatgatgatgatgatgatgatgatttcaaAAGTCGTCGTTCTTACGAGAAAAGCAAAATACTTTAAACACTTTTAAATTAGcaagaaaatcaacatttgtGTGAAACTACATTTGGTGTGGTAGGTGCAATAACAAGTTTTCCCTTTCTCTCTTTTCTTTATCCAGAGAGATATTTCTTCATATCAATCGGACTGGTTGTACTTTCTGCTGTCTGCACGGCACTGTCGCTAAGCATGCATTTCAAAGGCCCCCTTTGTGAACCGGTTCCAAACTGGCTGAGGAGGTTCGCTTTCCTGTTCCTGTCCAGAGTCACGTGCACCCAGCCCCGCGTCAAGGGGGCCTACTCCTGCATTTATGGAAAGAGACGGAGAAATTCTTCCGGCAGGAACGCCGTGGCCACCTTCACGGTGGAGGAGATACCGCTGGAGCCACACAACAACATGTCGGAACAGGAACGTCACTTGACCGGCAAAACCAACGACATGGAGACCCGCGTGAACAAAGCGAACAACATCTCTAGCCACCTGTTCTCGCACTCGGACAGCGTCGACGACCATCACGATCTCGAAGTACAGGAGAAACGTCTGCGCGAGTGGCGGGAAGTGGCGCGTATCTTCGACCGAACTTTCTTTATGATCTATGTCAGTCTTTTGGTTTTTCTAATAATCGGATTCCTGTGCTCGCTTGCAGTTAGCGCCAgtcatagacacgtgcatgaAGACTGATTCCCTGGAGGGTTGAAAGGAATGGGACAAAGACGTTTTAAGTGTCAAATTTTCGTTGTGTTTCGACTGGTGAATACCCCATGATTATCCTTGATCAACACGCTGAATTCTGGGTAATCGAGCTTTAACGGTCCTCGGCTGATCGATAGTttagaaaattcaaaaatatcaacTCAAGAACTATTAGATATTGCCAGAATTTAGAGCTTTGGATGAACCTAACTTTTCAtctatggaaaacaaaagaaatcttaCGACACGTGACGAGCCAGTCCTCACGAACATTAATCTTATAGGCATATGAACTGTGCATCAATCTATCAAATTTCACGAAGAACACACTTAATCAATACAGTAATTTGTCCCCATGTAGTGTAAATACGACGCATGATTGGACAAGGAAATGTCACTTGTCAGTAAAATCAACGAATTGCGCCCACAAGATGGCATGCAATGAAGAAAAATGGGTATGGATGTAGTAGTAAACGTATTCGCATCAGTGACGTCAGACATCCTGTGCACTTAAGGCTCTCGGCGTTTACAAAAAGAGACTTACCTGGAACCTGTCACAATCGTAAACGTTACCTTTCAATGGTCTATTCTTAGATTGAAAGGTTTGAATGTAAGATCCCCAGCTTGGTACACACTGGAACATTACTGTAGACCAATGGGATCGAGTCTCGGCATAGGGAAGGAACTGGATCTCTCGAATGTAAATTTGTTCCATTTGCAGATTTAGGGAAGTTCCTATAATCACTGCACTGTAGCAGTCTTCAATAAATTGTGTTTAACGCCGGTTACAAGACGTCGACATGCAGTCGGGTATTTAATCTCAGTGTTTCCCTGTCTGGTGTCAAACGAAAGGTACCTGGGTTTTAACCTACCGGGACTGAACGTGGAATACTGATAATGAGTCGGGTGTAGCCCCGTCCTACGTCTCCCATACTTCAAAATTACCCTCCATGGATCATTTTTGAATTAATACCGCTTGAAAAGAAGCATACCAGTAAAACGCAAGTACACGTGAACCCCCT
This is a stretch of genomic DNA from Ptychodera flava strain L36383 chromosome 21, AS_Pfla_20210202, whole genome shotgun sequence. It encodes these proteins:
- the LOC139121443 gene encoding neuronal acetylcholine receptor subunit alpha-9-I-like, which codes for MCRSIAQIVLLTIVFGQVTASKYGAELVRDLLEQYPKYIRPVKNESTAVMVKHRLTPIQMIDMDEKNQIITIKCWLSQKWIDEYLSWDPSYYGGMMQIQIPISEIWQPDITLFGSVTEEFVRHYDTDAIVEYNGLVTSLQPFVIRATCAIDATFFPFDEQECKLKFASWSYDIKYIDMERDNASNTDRFIPNGEWELVGMPIRRNVAMYVCCPDPFPDVTYVIHLRRRSLFYVFNIIFPSFLACLLVAVGFYLPSDSGERITLCCH